The following proteins are encoded in a genomic region of Streptomyces sp. NBC_01723:
- a CDS encoding gas vesicle protein GvpG has protein sequence MGLISEVLLLPFAPVRGSAWAIRQVMNEAERIYYDPATIRAELARLEEQLEAGEITEEEFDQQEDALLDRLEIASRTSAGLGNGTAP, from the coding sequence GTGGGACTGATCTCGGAGGTCCTGCTGCTGCCGTTCGCCCCGGTGCGCGGCAGCGCCTGGGCCATCAGACAGGTCATGAACGAGGCGGAGCGGATCTACTACGACCCCGCCACGATCCGGGCCGAACTAGCCCGCCTGGAAGAGCAGTTGGAGGCCGGAGAGATCACGGAGGAGGAGTTCGACCAGCAGGAGGACGCGCTCCTGGACCGGTTGGAGATCGCTTCGCGCACGAGCGCGGGATTGGGCAACGGGACGGCACCATGA
- a CDS encoding phage holin family protein: MDRMDHLEHLDKHLVDELAQVARETVRDELREQTRKQRRKATLYAASGAAALYAGAALALAVGLALAVGLPDWAAALITAGLLGVAAYLLRGAARPHPSAPGSGHGVAGDAPAVPPVAPEVPPMPPVAPTAPAGTPAPGGTGPAAPRQDGTDAEGPRERG; encoded by the coding sequence ATGGACCGCATGGATCACTTGGAACACCTGGACAAGCATCTGGTCGACGAACTGGCACAGGTGGCACGGGAGACCGTGCGCGACGAGCTGCGCGAGCAGACCCGCAAGCAGCGCCGCAAGGCCACGCTGTACGCCGCGTCCGGTGCCGCCGCCCTGTACGCGGGCGCGGCCCTCGCCCTCGCCGTGGGTCTGGCGCTCGCCGTGGGACTGCCCGACTGGGCCGCCGCGCTGATCACGGCCGGCCTCCTGGGCGTCGCCGCGTATCTGCTGCGCGGTGCGGCCCGGCCCCACCCGTCGGCGCCGGGGTCCGGCCACGGCGTCGCGGGTGACGCGCCGGCCGTGCCGCCGGTCGCGCCCGAGGTGCCGCCGATGCCGCCGGTCGCGCCCACCGCCCCGGCGGGCACCCCCGCACCGGGCGGTACGGGACCGGCTGCGCCGCGCCAGGACGGCACCGACGCCGAGGGCCCGCGCGAGCGCGGCTGA
- a CDS encoding gas vesicle structural protein GvpA, which yields MTVVPAQQSGGGGGSSGLYDVLELVLDRGLVIDAFVRVSLVGIEILKIDVRVVVASVDTYLRFAEACNRLDLEAGPRKDPGLPDLVGQMTESGAKGKSKGALSGAAETISDAFKQAREDDGSERERETTSRPRARKTTASRRKEEQE from the coding sequence ATGACTGTTGTACCGGCACAGCAATCCGGTGGTGGAGGCGGCAGCAGCGGCCTCTACGACGTGCTCGAGCTCGTCCTGGACAGGGGGCTCGTCATCGACGCATTCGTGCGCGTCTCCCTGGTCGGCATCGAGATACTGAAGATCGACGTCCGTGTCGTCGTCGCGAGCGTGGACACGTACCTGCGCTTCGCCGAGGCGTGCAACCGTCTCGACCTGGAGGCCGGGCCGCGCAAGGACCCCGGCCTGCCCGACCTGGTCGGCCAGATGACCGAGTCCGGCGCCAAGGGCAAGTCCAAGGGAGCCCTGTCCGGTGCGGCGGAGACGATCTCCGACGCCTTCAAGCAGGCCCGTGAGGACGACGGCTCCGAGCGCGAGCGCGAGACCACGTCGCGTCCGCGTGCCCGCAAGACCACCGCCTCGCGCCGGAAGGAGGAGCAGGAGTGA
- a CDS encoding gas vesicle protein GvpO, whose product MSNTNNTSESQDSQQSSRRTRKPRQSQESRQSQESRKPRPMEVLREARAQLAELTGMNAESVSSFERTEEGWALEVEVLELERVPDTMSLMASYQVELDSEGQLTGYRRVRRYERGRADARGSGGR is encoded by the coding sequence ATGTCGAACACGAACAACACATCCGAATCACAAGACTCACAACAGAGTTCACGTAGGACACGCAAGCCCCGGCAGTCACAGGAGTCCCGGCAGTCACAGGAGTCACGCAAGCCCCGGCCGATGGAGGTGCTGCGCGAGGCGCGCGCACAGCTCGCGGAGCTCACCGGCATGAACGCCGAGTCGGTGTCGTCCTTCGAGCGGACGGAGGAGGGCTGGGCGCTGGAGGTCGAGGTGCTCGAACTCGAGCGGGTGCCCGACACGATGAGCCTGATGGCGAGCTACCAGGTGGAGCTTGATTCCGAGGGGCAGCTCACTGGCTACCGCCGTGTGAGGCGTTACGAGCGCGGTCGGGCCGACGCGCGAGGTTCCGGCGGCCGTTAG
- a CDS encoding DUF6204 family protein, with product MSERHTYRVIVRGTWEGLTEEARARLLAEAGDHGMTSMRFTEEGSLSYEPSPLKHFSMRYVVVSDAADGDEMAAAIAEDRAEDTLRGLGYGFGELRSTVTDLDTMKINRKSRSRR from the coding sequence GTGAGCGAGCGGCACACCTACCGGGTGATCGTCCGGGGCACCTGGGAGGGTTTGACCGAGGAGGCGCGGGCCCGGCTGCTCGCCGAGGCCGGTGACCACGGGATGACGAGCATGCGGTTCACCGAGGAGGGGTCGCTGTCGTACGAGCCGTCGCCGCTGAAGCACTTCTCGATGCGGTACGTGGTGGTCTCGGACGCGGCGGACGGCGACGAGATGGCGGCCGCCATCGCCGAGGACCGGGCCGAGGACACGCTGCGCGGGCTCGGCTACGGGTTCGGTGAACTGCGCTCCACGGTGACGGACCTGGACACCATGAAGATCAACCGGAAGTCACGGTCTCGGCGGTGA
- a CDS encoding NAD(P)/FAD-dependent oxidoreductase: protein MSRPRIVIVGAGFAGYRTARTLSRLTRHQADITLLNPTDYFLYLPLLPQVAAGILEPRRVTVSLSGSLPHVRLVLGEADGIDLDEHTVHYTGPEGGEGTLPFDRLVLAAGSVNKLLPVPGVAEHAHGFRGLPEALYLRDHVTRQVELAAAADDREECAARCTFVVVGAGYTGTEVAAHGAMYTDAQVRKHPMRTGMRPRWMLLDVAPRVLPEMDERLSRTADRVLRQRGVDVRMGTSVKEATHDGVVLTDGTSVDTRTLVWCVGVRPDPLVESLGLPLERGRLLVDPHLQVPGRPELFACGDVAAVPDLTQPGQFTPMTAQHAWRHGKVCAQNVAASLGIGERRPYHHRDLGFVVDLGGAKAAANPLGLPMSGPAAGAVTRGYHLAAMPGNRVRVAADWLLDAVLPRQAVQLGLVRSWSVPLESSSPEVARVAGRPERDAEQTARTGTNGTTGTTGTTGKESRAEPPKSRPGGEPAKSRPGGEPAKNQPGGERAKNQPGGEAAKKQPGGEPAKNQPHPPRAAGNPRRAGEGGGTGPARGSGKARKTSRASGGGRPTAPSGPTRAAGPPADPGPEPPANQPPPGPDIAPGPVKRTDGRRAEGDS from the coding sequence GTGAGCCGACCCCGCATCGTGATCGTCGGTGCCGGTTTCGCCGGGTACCGGACGGCCCGCACCCTGTCCCGGCTCACCCGGCACCAGGCCGACATCACCCTGCTCAACCCGACCGACTACTTCCTCTACCTGCCGCTGCTGCCGCAGGTGGCCGCCGGAATCCTGGAGCCGCGCCGCGTCACCGTGTCCCTCTCGGGCTCACTGCCGCACGTCCGGCTGGTGCTGGGCGAGGCCGACGGCATCGACCTCGACGAACACACCGTGCACTACACCGGGCCCGAGGGCGGCGAGGGCACCCTGCCCTTCGACCGGCTGGTGCTCGCCGCGGGCAGCGTCAACAAGCTGCTGCCCGTCCCGGGCGTCGCCGAGCACGCGCACGGCTTCCGGGGGCTGCCGGAGGCGCTGTACCTGCGCGACCACGTGACGCGCCAGGTGGAGCTGGCCGCCGCGGCCGACGACCGCGAGGAGTGCGCCGCGCGGTGCACCTTCGTCGTGGTCGGCGCCGGATACACCGGCACCGAGGTCGCCGCGCACGGCGCGATGTACACCGACGCACAGGTCCGCAAGCACCCCATGCGCACCGGTATGCGGCCCCGTTGGATGCTGCTGGACGTGGCGCCCCGGGTGCTGCCCGAGATGGACGAACGGCTCTCCCGCACCGCCGACCGGGTACTGCGGCAGCGGGGCGTCGACGTGCGGATGGGGACCTCGGTGAAGGAGGCCACGCACGACGGCGTGGTGCTGACCGACGGTACGAGTGTCGACACGCGCACGCTCGTGTGGTGCGTCGGCGTGCGGCCGGACCCGCTGGTCGAGTCCCTGGGGCTGCCCCTGGAACGCGGCCGGCTGCTCGTCGACCCGCACCTCCAGGTGCCGGGCCGCCCCGAGTTGTTCGCCTGCGGAGACGTGGCCGCGGTGCCCGACCTGACGCAACCCGGCCAGTTCACGCCGATGACCGCGCAGCACGCCTGGCGGCACGGCAAGGTCTGCGCGCAGAACGTCGCCGCGTCGCTCGGCATCGGCGAGCGGCGGCCCTACCACCACCGTGACCTGGGGTTCGTCGTGGACCTCGGCGGGGCCAAGGCCGCCGCCAACCCCCTCGGCCTGCCGATGTCCGGCCCCGCGGCAGGCGCGGTCACCCGCGGCTACCACCTCGCGGCGATGCCGGGCAACCGCGTCCGGGTGGCCGCGGACTGGCTGCTGGACGCGGTGCTGCCCCGTCAGGCGGTGCAGCTGGGCCTCGTCCGCTCCTGGTCGGTACCGCTGGAGTCGTCGTCACCGGAGGTGGCCCGGGTGGCCGGACGCCCGGAACGGGACGCCGAGCAGACGGCGAGGACCGGGACGAACGGGACGACCGGGACGACCGGGACGACCGGTAAGGAATCCCGCGCCGAGCCCCCGAAGAGCCGGCCGGGCGGCGAGCCCGCGAAGAGCCGGCCCGGCGGTGAGCCCGCGAAGAACCAGCCGGGCGGTGAGCGCGCCAAGAACCAGCCCGGTGGTGAGGCCGCGAAGAAGCAACCGGGCGGTGAGCCCGCGAAGAACCAGCCGCACCCGCCCCGTGCCGCCGGCAACCCGCGCCGGGCCGGGGAAGGCGGCGGTACGGGACCTGCCCGGGGTTCCGGCAAGGCGCGCAAGACGTCCCGGGCGTCCGGCGGAGGACGGCCCACCGCCCCGTCCGGACCGACCCGGGCCGCGGGACCGCCCGCCGACCCCGGCCCCGAACCCCCTGCGAACCAGCCGCCCCCCGGACCCGACATCGCCCCCGGCCCGGTCAAACGCACCGACGGCCGCCGCGCGGAAGGAGACTCATGA
- a CDS encoding GvpL/GvpF family gas vesicle protein, which translates to MSTYVYGITAATHPALPEETGGVGDPPREIRILKQGGLAAVVSDAPEGLRPKRRELLAHQTVLSEVGAEGCVLPMRFGSVAPDDSAVTGVLAERAEHYEERLQALDGRVEYNIKATHNEEAVLHHVMAQNPEIRALADANRQAGGGSYENKIQLGEMVAAAVKGKEAEDATTLERALESDADAVSVGPESTGWLANVSFLVKQGSAEEFLAAVERARRDMPHLEVRVNGPLPPYSFVEPGPAEPAGTAAGGMDVGTE; encoded by the coding sequence GTGAGTACGTACGTCTACGGCATCACCGCCGCCACGCATCCCGCGCTCCCCGAGGAAACCGGCGGCGTCGGCGACCCGCCGCGCGAGATACGGATCCTGAAGCAGGGCGGGCTGGCGGCCGTCGTCAGCGACGCGCCCGAGGGGTTGCGGCCCAAGCGCAGGGAGTTGCTCGCCCACCAGACCGTGCTGAGCGAGGTCGGCGCCGAAGGCTGCGTGCTGCCCATGCGTTTCGGCAGCGTCGCCCCGGACGACAGCGCGGTGACCGGGGTGCTCGCGGAGCGCGCCGAGCACTACGAGGAACGCCTCCAGGCACTGGACGGCCGGGTCGAGTACAACATCAAGGCCACCCACAACGAGGAGGCCGTGCTCCACCACGTGATGGCCCAGAACCCGGAGATCCGGGCCCTCGCGGACGCCAACCGGCAGGCGGGCGGCGGGAGTTACGAGAACAAGATCCAGCTCGGTGAGATGGTCGCGGCCGCCGTCAAGGGCAAGGAGGCCGAGGACGCCACCACGCTGGAGCGCGCCCTGGAGTCGGACGCCGACGCGGTGAGCGTGGGCCCCGAGTCCACCGGCTGGCTGGCCAACGTGTCGTTCCTGGTGAAGCAGGGCTCCGCCGAGGAGTTCCTGGCCGCCGTGGAGCGCGCCCGCAGGGACATGCCGCACCTGGAGGTGCGGGTGAACGGCCCGCTGCCGCCGTACAGCTTCGTGGAGCCCGGCCCGGCCGAGCCCGCGGGTACCGCGGCCGGCGGGATGGATGTCGGAACGGAGTGA
- a CDS encoding transketolase: MNTGELVDLGQQLRVDSVRAADAAGSGHPTSSMSAADLMAVLLANHLRYDFARPAHPGNDRFVLSKGHASPLLYAAYKAAGAIDDEELLTFRKVGSRLEGHPTPQRLPWVETATGSLGQGLPVGVGIALAGKRLDHNDYRVWVLCGDSEMAEGSVWEAAEHAGHEHLDNLTVIVDVNRLGQRGPTRHGHDLDAYARRFRAFDWHTIEVDGHDVDAIDRAYGEALSTRGQPTAVIARTLKGKGVKAVEDREGHHGKPLPDAEEAVAELGGPRDLRVTVHEPEDARSLHSAGTGQTELPRWDVGEEVATRNAFGEALAALGTARGDVVALDGEVGDSTRAEFFAKEHPERYFECYIAEQQMVAAAVGMAARGWVPFATTFAAFLTRAFDFLRMASVSGAGINLVGSHAGVAIGQDGPSQMGLEDLAMMRAIHGSTVLYPCDANQTARLVAEMAGLEGVRYLRTSRGESKVVYGPDEEFPVGGSKVLRSSADDRLTLVAAGVTLHEALAAADALAGDGIPVRVIDLYSVKPVDLATLRRAAEETGCLVTVEDHRREGGIGDAVLDAFCDGRPVPRLVRLAVGTMPGSATPAEELHAAGIDAESIAAAGRMLVEQAIVP, from the coding sequence ATGAACACCGGTGAACTCGTCGACCTCGGACAGCAACTGCGCGTCGACAGCGTACGGGCGGCGGACGCCGCCGGCTCCGGGCACCCGACGTCGTCGATGTCCGCCGCCGACCTGATGGCCGTACTGCTGGCCAACCACCTCCGCTACGACTTCGCCCGCCCCGCCCACCCCGGCAACGACCGCTTCGTGCTCTCCAAGGGACACGCCTCGCCCCTGCTGTACGCCGCTTACAAGGCGGCCGGTGCCATCGACGACGAGGAACTGCTCACCTTCCGCAAGGTGGGCAGCCGCCTGGAGGGCCACCCCACGCCGCAGCGGCTGCCGTGGGTCGAGACGGCCACCGGTTCGCTCGGGCAGGGCCTGCCCGTCGGCGTCGGCATCGCCCTGGCGGGCAAGCGCCTCGACCACAACGACTACCGCGTGTGGGTGCTGTGCGGCGACAGCGAGATGGCCGAGGGATCGGTGTGGGAGGCCGCCGAGCACGCCGGGCACGAACACCTCGACAACCTCACCGTGATCGTCGACGTCAACCGGCTCGGCCAGCGCGGCCCCACCCGGCACGGCCACGACCTCGACGCGTACGCGCGCCGATTCCGCGCCTTCGACTGGCACACGATCGAGGTCGACGGCCACGACGTGGACGCGATCGACCGCGCCTACGGCGAAGCCCTCTCCACCAGGGGCCAGCCCACCGCCGTCATCGCCCGCACTCTCAAGGGCAAGGGGGTCAAGGCGGTCGAGGACCGCGAGGGCCACCACGGCAAGCCGCTGCCCGACGCCGAGGAGGCCGTCGCCGAACTCGGCGGCCCGCGGGACCTGCGGGTCACGGTGCACGAGCCCGAGGACGCGCGGTCGCTGCACTCGGCCGGCACCGGGCAGACCGAGCTGCCCCGCTGGGACGTGGGCGAGGAGGTCGCCACCCGCAACGCCTTCGGTGAGGCGCTGGCCGCGCTCGGCACCGCCCGCGGCGACGTCGTGGCGCTCGACGGAGAGGTGGGCGACTCCACGCGCGCCGAGTTCTTCGCCAAGGAACACCCCGAGCGCTACTTCGAGTGCTACATCGCCGAGCAGCAGATGGTCGCCGCGGCCGTGGGGATGGCGGCACGCGGCTGGGTGCCGTTCGCCACCACCTTCGCCGCGTTCCTGACCCGCGCCTTCGACTTCCTGCGCATGGCCTCCGTCAGCGGCGCCGGCATCAACCTCGTCGGCTCCCACGCGGGTGTCGCCATCGGCCAGGACGGGCCCAGCCAGATGGGTCTGGAGGACCTGGCGATGATGCGGGCCATCCACGGTTCGACCGTGCTGTACCCGTGCGACGCCAACCAGACCGCGCGCCTGGTCGCCGAGATGGCGGGCCTGGAGGGTGTCCGCTACCTGCGCACCTCGCGCGGTGAGAGCAAGGTCGTCTACGGCCCCGACGAGGAGTTCCCGGTCGGCGGCAGCAAGGTCCTGCGCTCCTCCGCCGACGACCGGCTCACCCTCGTGGCGGCCGGCGTCACCCTGCACGAGGCGCTGGCCGCGGCCGACGCCCTCGCCGGGGACGGCATCCCGGTCCGGGTGATCGACCTGTACTCCGTGAAGCCCGTCGACCTGGCCACTCTGCGCCGGGCCGCGGAGGAGACCGGCTGCCTGGTCACCGTCGAGGACCACCGCCGGGAGGGCGGCATCGGCGACGCGGTCCTGGACGCGTTCTGCGACGGCCGGCCCGTGCCGCGGCTGGTGCGGCTCGCCGTCGGGACGATGCCGGGCTCCGCGACCCCCGCCGAGGAACTGCACGCGGCGGGGATCGACGCCGAGTCCATCGCCGCGGCCGGACGGATGCTGGTGGAGCAGGCGATCGTGCCGTGA
- the ligD gene encoding non-homologous end-joining DNA ligase, giving the protein MSGGDGTRTVRAGRHTVEVHRPDKVLFPAGEGGAPEYTKGDLVDYHRAVAPFMLPHLRGRPLMLERHPDGVDGPRFMQKNTPEHYPEWVGRVEVGKEGGTVRHTVCDDSATLVYLADQAALTLHRWLSRTGQVDRPDRMVFDLDPAGDDFEAVREAARLVGELLDELRLPSALMTTGSRGLHVVVPLTGRQNFDEVREFARDAAEVLAAAHPDRLTTAARKKDRGDRLYLDIQRNAYAQTAVAPFTVRARPGAPVATPVSWDELDDPALHARRWTIADAVEQARTRPWAGIMNRARSLGPARRRLNALRG; this is encoded by the coding sequence GTGAGCGGAGGCGACGGCACGCGGACCGTGCGGGCGGGCCGCCACACGGTGGAGGTGCACCGGCCGGACAAGGTGCTGTTCCCCGCGGGCGAGGGCGGCGCGCCGGAGTACACCAAGGGCGATCTCGTCGACTACCACCGCGCCGTCGCCCCCTTCATGCTGCCGCACCTGCGGGGGCGCCCGCTCATGCTGGAACGGCACCCCGACGGCGTCGACGGGCCCCGGTTCATGCAGAAGAACACTCCGGAGCACTACCCGGAGTGGGTCGGCCGCGTCGAGGTCGGCAAGGAGGGCGGCACCGTCCGCCACACGGTCTGCGACGACTCGGCCACCCTCGTCTACCTCGCCGACCAGGCCGCCCTCACCCTGCACCGCTGGCTCTCCCGGACCGGGCAGGTCGACCGGCCGGACCGGATGGTCTTCGACCTCGATCCGGCCGGCGACGACTTCGAGGCGGTCCGGGAGGCCGCCCGGCTGGTGGGCGAGCTGCTCGACGAACTGAGGCTGCCCTCCGCGCTCATGACCACCGGATCCCGGGGACTGCACGTCGTGGTTCCTCTGACGGGACGTCAGAACTTCGACGAGGTGCGGGAGTTCGCGCGGGACGCGGCCGAGGTCCTGGCCGCGGCCCATCCGGACCGGCTCACCACCGCCGCCCGCAAGAAGGACCGCGGGGACCGGCTCTACCTCGACATCCAGCGCAACGCCTACGCCCAGACCGCCGTGGCGCCCTTCACCGTCCGCGCCCGGCCCGGCGCACCCGTGGCCACACCCGTCTCCTGGGACGAACTGGACGACCCCGCCCTGCACGCCCGCCGCTGGACGATCGCGGACGCCGTCGAGCAGGCCCGCACCCGGCCCTGGGCCGGGATCATGAACCGCGCCCGGTCGCTGGGCCCCGCCCGGCGGCGGCTGAACGCGCTGCGCGGCTGA
- a CDS encoding GNAT family N-acetyltransferase: MPQTPSRHLAEGPRVGIRHFTYADAAEFTARARESKDLHHPWLFPPDSPQAYDAYASHLIEDPTKAGFLICEKDGAGGSGDGGAIAGFVNINNIVEGGFLSGALGYGAFAHAAGRGLMREGLGLVVRHAFGPMRLHRLEINVQPGNAASIALARSCGFHLEGFSPRMLHVDGAWRDHQRWAITAETVTSG, encoded by the coding sequence ATGCCGCAGACCCCGTCCCGTCACCTCGCCGAGGGCCCTCGCGTGGGCATACGGCACTTCACCTACGCGGACGCCGCCGAGTTCACCGCCCGGGCCCGGGAGAGCAAGGACCTGCACCATCCCTGGCTCTTCCCGCCGGACAGCCCCCAGGCGTACGACGCCTACGCGTCCCACCTGATCGAGGACCCCACCAAGGCCGGGTTCCTGATCTGCGAGAAGGACGGGGCGGGCGGTTCCGGCGACGGCGGGGCCATCGCCGGGTTCGTCAACATCAACAACATCGTCGAGGGCGGCTTCCTCAGCGGCGCCCTCGGCTACGGCGCCTTCGCGCACGCCGCCGGCCGGGGGCTGATGCGCGAAGGGCTGGGCCTCGTGGTGCGGCACGCCTTCGGACCGATGCGGCTGCACCGGCTGGAGATCAACGTGCAGCCGGGCAACGCCGCCTCCATCGCACTGGCCCGCTCCTGCGGCTTCCACCTGGAGGGTTTCTCACCGAGGATGCTGCACGTGGACGGGGCCTGGCGCGACCATCAGCGCTGGGCGATCACCGCCGAGACCGTGACTTCCGGTTGA
- a CDS encoding VOC family protein encodes MDILGATLRVYVDDLDKAIPFYEGLAGGRAMRSERGGVEVAAVGCFLLMSGPESQLEVLRKVTATIAVTDVEETQRILTSLGGDVIAGPVPTPAGRNLIARHPDGAIYEYVDRRA; translated from the coding sequence ATGGACATTCTGGGAGCCACACTGCGCGTCTACGTCGACGACCTGGACAAGGCGATCCCCTTCTACGAGGGTCTGGCCGGCGGCCGGGCCATGCGTTCCGAGCGCGGCGGGGTCGAGGTCGCCGCGGTCGGCTGCTTCCTGCTGATGAGCGGACCCGAGTCCCAGCTCGAGGTGTTGCGCAAGGTGACGGCGACGATCGCCGTGACGGACGTCGAGGAGACCCAGCGGATCCTCACCTCGCTGGGGGGCGACGTCATCGCCGGCCCGGTGCCGACACCCGCGGGCCGCAACCTGATCGCCCGGCATCCGGACGGCGCGATCTACGAGTACGTGGACCGGCGGGCCTAG
- a CDS encoding DUF5107 domain-containing protein, with amino-acid sequence MIRREVLTLPAAPQGPDNPLPPLRPLDEAHRIDDRDRLGLPRDMARQVDYEPLRSLLPVMVRDGYGRAREARELDALVIENDRLRATVLPALGGRIASLCHKPTDRELLYVNPVLQPANFALNGAWFSGGIEWNIGATGHTTLSCSPVHAARVPAPDGGEMLRLWEWERLRDLPFQVDLWLPEGSDFLYVGVRVRNPHERPVPTYWWSNIAVPEDRRVLAPADEAYHFGYERRLRRVPVPEYDGTDRTYPLNSTYAADYFYDVPDGRRRWIAALDEHGNGLAQTSTDVLRGRKLFVWGTGPGGRRWQEWLTEPGTGGYCEIQAGLARTQLEHVRLDAESEVSWLEAYGPLEATPDGDWHTVLRGAEERLESALPRADVDAAYEAWRAHADTEPGERLATGSGWGALEALRAGWKLPGTPFGEDTLGEEQEPWLHLLRAGTLPETGRREPPGPTLVARPWRDMLETTAATPLAEYHLGVAQWHGDDRAQAVRSWERGLKDAADRWPLLRCLAAADQADGHPERAADQYAEAFDDLCERRPEPERASDADAPDRDERWAAVAAALGREAIGALLAVGRTADARAVWERLDPATRARGRFRLAEGELLAAEGRHEEARAVFDEGFEVADLREGGESIGALWARLGDEPLPARHDFRMRPDAG; translated from the coding sequence ATGATCCGACGTGAGGTACTGACCCTGCCCGCCGCGCCGCAGGGCCCGGACAATCCGCTGCCGCCGCTGCGCCCCCTGGACGAGGCGCACCGCATCGACGACCGGGACCGGCTCGGCCTGCCGCGCGACATGGCCCGCCAGGTCGACTACGAGCCGCTGCGCAGCCTGCTGCCCGTCATGGTCCGGGACGGGTACGGACGCGCCCGCGAGGCGCGGGAACTGGACGCGCTGGTCATCGAGAACGACCGGCTGCGCGCCACCGTGCTGCCCGCGCTCGGCGGCCGGATCGCCTCCCTGTGCCACAAGCCGACCGACCGTGAACTCCTCTACGTCAACCCCGTCCTCCAGCCCGCCAACTTCGCCCTCAACGGCGCCTGGTTCTCCGGCGGCATCGAGTGGAACATCGGCGCCACCGGACACACCACCCTCTCCTGCTCCCCCGTGCACGCCGCCCGCGTGCCTGCCCCGGACGGCGGCGAGATGCTGCGCCTGTGGGAGTGGGAGCGGCTGCGCGACCTGCCCTTCCAGGTCGACCTGTGGCTCCCGGAGGGCTCGGACTTCCTGTACGTGGGCGTCCGCGTCCGCAACCCGCACGAACGCCCCGTGCCGACCTACTGGTGGTCCAACATCGCCGTGCCCGAGGACCGCCGGGTCCTCGCCCCCGCCGACGAGGCGTACCACTTCGGCTACGAGCGGCGGCTGCGCCGCGTGCCCGTCCCCGAGTACGACGGCACCGACCGGACGTACCCGCTGAACAGCACCTACGCCGCCGACTACTTCTACGACGTGCCGGACGGCCGGCGCCGCTGGATCGCCGCGCTCGACGAGCACGGAAACGGGCTGGCGCAGACCTCCACCGACGTACTGCGGGGCCGGAAGCTGTTCGTGTGGGGCACCGGACCCGGCGGGCGCCGCTGGCAGGAGTGGCTCACCGAGCCCGGCACCGGCGGCTACTGCGAGATCCAGGCCGGCCTCGCCCGCACCCAGCTGGAGCACGTCAGGCTGGACGCGGAGAGCGAGGTGTCCTGGCTGGAGGCGTACGGGCCGCTCGAAGCCACGCCCGACGGCGACTGGCACACCGTGCTGCGCGGCGCGGAGGAGCGGCTGGAGAGCGCCCTGCCGCGGGCCGACGTCGACGCCGCGTACGAGGCCTGGCGGGCCCACGCCGACACCGAGCCCGGCGAGCGGCTGGCCACCGGCTCGGGCTGGGGCGCGCTCGAGGCGCTGCGCGCGGGATGGAAGCTGCCCGGCACCCCGTTCGGCGAGGACACCCTCGGCGAGGAGCAGGAACCGTGGCTGCACCTGCTGCGCGCCGGGACCCTCCCCGAGACCGGACGCCGCGAGCCGCCCGGCCCCACCCTGGTCGCCCGGCCCTGGCGGGACATGCTGGAGACCACCGCCGCCACCCCGCTCGCCGAGTACCACCTGGGGGTCGCCCAGTGGCACGGCGACGACCGGGCCCAGGCGGTCCGCAGCTGGGAGCGCGGCCTCAAGGACGCCGCCGACCGCTGGCCGTTGCTGCGCTGCCTCGCCGCCGCCGACCAGGCGGACGGTCACCCCGAGCGGGCCGCCGACCAGTACGCGGAGGCCTTCGACGACCTGTGCGAGCGCCGGCCGGAACCCGAGCGAGCTTCGGACGCGGACGCCCCGGACCGGGACGAACGGTGGGCAGCCGTCGCCGCCGCCCTCGGCCGGGAGGCCATCGGCGCGCTGCTCGCGGTCGGACGCACCGCCGACGCCCGCGCCGTGTGGGAGCGGCTGGACCCCGCGACCCGGGCCCGCGGCCGGTTCCGGCTGGCCGAGGGGGAGTTGCTGGCCGCCGAGGGCCGGCACGAGGAGGCGCGGGCCGTCTTCGACGAGGGCTTCGAGGTCGCCGACCTGCGGGAGGGCGGCGAGAGCATCGGAGCGCTGTGGGCGCGGCTCGGCGACGAACCGCTCCCGGCCCGGCACGACTTCCGGATGCGGCCGGACGCGGGGTGA